In Anopheles cruzii chromosome X, idAnoCruzAS_RS32_06, whole genome shotgun sequence, one genomic interval encodes:
- the LOC128267097 gene encoding ATP synthase subunit delta, mitochondrial-like translates to MMAMQSTRLARYMRPAIRLVQSRGYAEEMSFTLAAANKVFYDSANIRQVDVPSFSGAFGILPKHVPTLAVLKPGVVTVYENDGAQKKIFVSSGTVTVNEDASVQVLAEEAHPIEDLDASACREILTNAQSQLSSASGDKDRAEAAIAVEVAEALLKAAE, encoded by the exons ATGATGGCTATGCAAAGCACCCGTTTGGCCCGTTACATGAGGCCGGCCATCCGTTTAGTTCAGTCCCGTGGCTATGCGGAAGAAATGTCCTTCACTTTAGCAGCAGCTAACAAGGTGTTCTACGACAGTGCCAACATCCGGCAAGTGGATGTGCCTTCTTTCAGTGGAGCGTTCGGCATCCTCCCGAAGCATGTTCCAACCCTTG CTGTGCTGAAGCCGGGCGTTGTCACGGTGTATGAGAACGATGGTGCACAGAAGAAGATTTTCGTATCGAGCGGTACCGTCACTGTCAATGAGGACGCTTCCGTGCAAGTATTGGCGGAAGAAGCACACCCAATCGAAGATCTGGATGCGTCTGCTTGCCGAGAAATTCTTACCAACGCTCAGAGTCAACTATCATCCGCCTCAGGAGATAAG GATCGTGCCGAAGCTGCAATTGCCGTCGAGGTAGCTGAGGCTTTGCTCAAGGCTGCGGAATAA